A window of the Halichoerus grypus chromosome 2, mHalGry1.hap1.1, whole genome shotgun sequence genome harbors these coding sequences:
- the MFSD6L gene encoding major facilitator superfamily domain-containing protein 6-like translates to MSANPQWDISRALRVARLFHLVCGVRDACVTPFLALYLRRLGLAAPWVGILLATKHLIAALWAPCCAFLAKSYRRRRVLLMGSLLGSVGASLLMVLVPPPDKDPPYRSCKANDRATPTALPPAAARTVTVASARQPASRHAAGAPSPPGESRTGTLDAAGFRTAPAGSGHQSSGRPPGYAVRSVEGARTTSPVLHADTSGVKDTPGEGALKAGWTAPPLLAGGTAPGSPANLSAAQGNARTLGLSLEGLRRTFLLSLGSLVFWELLTAPLEQVADDSLYEYLDFVDATDRYRSLWIWRLLGMSAGVCGISALVGQLECVLRTNGPRGVLHFYGYSLVSTLALLVSIAFPVPVCRRREPSCKMVKALSLVGGDPRLILLALTVFLIGAASSTVQNFLFWYMEDHGSSELVMGFSVALGLLGEILLHPFKATLLRKLSRVGTVGLGLGCLAAQLLYYSFLWSWWSVLPAQILSAISNGALWWAVKASVEDLATPGTERPLGAMFRGHIYGGGSSLGSVVGGFVASSFSLAVLYQACCVVLVLWLALFLSIQPRLPQEQKINYSKLLVMEASDTSDSEQGTEGDWLVKAMREEYSE, encoded by the coding sequence ATGAGCGCCAACCCCCAGTGGGACATCAGCAGGGCGCTGCGGGTGGCCAGGCTCTTCCACCTGGTGTGCGGCGTCCGGGACGCCTGCGTGACTCCCTTCCTGGCTCTCTACCTGAGGCGGCTGGGCTTGGCCGCGCCCTGGGTGGGCATCCTGCTGGCGACCAAGCACCTGATCGCGGccctctgggctccctgctgtgcctTCCTGGCCAAAAGCTACCGGAGAAGGAGGGTGCTTCTGATGGGCTCGCTGCTCGGCTCGGTGGGAGCCAGCCTGCTGATGGTCCTGGTGCCGCCGCCGGACAAAGACCCGCCGTACCGCTCCTGTAAAGCCAACGACCGCGCCACCCCCACGGCCCTGCCGCCGGCGGCCGCACGAACTGTGACCGTCGCCTCGGCCCGACAGCCCGCCTCGCGCCACGCGGCGGGGGCGCCCAGCCCCCCGGGCGAGAGCAGGACTGGGACGCTGGACGCCGCCGGCTTCAGAACGGCACCTGCGGGAAGCGGCCACCAATCGTCCGGCCGGCCGCCTGGCTACGCCGTGCGCTCCGTGGAAGGAGCCAGGACCACGTCCCCAGTTCTCCATGCTGACACTTCAGGGGTGAAGGATACTCCTGGGGAAGGTGCTTTGAAGGCGGGCTGGACGGCCCCCCCTTTGCTTGCTGGGGGTACAGCCCCGGGAAGTCCGGCCAACTTATCAGCAGCCCAGGGGAATGCCCGGACCCTTGGCCTCTCCTTGGAAGGCTTGCGCCGgactttcctcctctccctggggtCCCTGGTGTTCTGGGAGCTGCTGACAGCCCCTCTGGAGCAGGTGGCCGACGACAGCCTTTATGAATACCTGGATTTTGTGGACGCCACGGACCGCTACAGAAGCCTGTGGATCTGGAGGCTGTTGGGCATGTCGGCAGGTGTGTGTGGCATCTCGGCCCTGGTGGGGCAGCTGGAGTGCGTCCTGAGGACAAATGGCCCCCGGGGTGTGTTGCATTTCTATGGCTACTCGCTGGTCAGCACCCTGGCTTTACTGGTGAGCATTGCCTTTCCCGTCCCCGTCTGCAGGCGGCGGGAGCCCAGCTGCAAAATGGTCAAAGCGCTGTCCCTGGTGGGCGGCGACCCCCGGCTCATTCTCCTAGCCCTCACCGTGTTTCTGATAGGCGCGGCCAGCAGCACGGTGCAGAACTTTCTGTTCTGGTACATGGAAGACCACGGGAGCAGCGAGCTGGTCATGGGTTTCTCCGTGGCCCTGGGCTTGCTGGGGGAAATTCTACTCCATCCGTTCAAAGCGACGCTGCTGAGGAAACTGTCGAGGGTGGGCACGGTGGGACTGGGGCTGGGCTGCCTGGCAGCCCAGCTGCTTTATTACTCCTTCCTCTGGAGCTGGTGGTCAGTCCTCCCCGCTCAGATCTTGAGTGCCATCAGCAACGGGGCCCTGTGGTGGGCCGTGAAGGCCTCCGTCGAGGACCTGGCCACTCCCGGGACGGAGAGACCTCTGGGTGCCATGTTCCGAGGCCACATTTATGGGGGAGGGTCCAGCCTGGGCAGCGTTGTGGGGGGCTTCGTGGCGTCGTCCTTCAGCCTAGCTGTGCTGTATCAGGCCTGCTGCGTGGTCCTGGTGCTCTGGCTGGCCCTGTTCCTGTCCATCCAGCCCAGACTGCCCCAAGAGCAGAAAATCAACTACTCGAAACTGCTGGTCATGGAGGCCAGTGACACGAGCGACTCTGAGCAGGGGACGGAGGGGGACTG